In Verrucomicrobiota bacterium, a single genomic region encodes these proteins:
- a CDS encoding response regulator, which yields MAALARSFRECCLYRACSQKKVLVADDDPSGCRLLLSVPGKWGYGVLPASDGEEAWQVLQHDHTVRLAPVDWLMPEVTGLEPIKRIRERNIAPFHAVLITSRGGKQSLIEALERRARMHRSRPTPCPPNSARSRHVHRTPEIHPMNRILTLGFLLLLPVVLGARGENWPEFRGPTGQGIATAKGLPAEWSATKNIAWKKAVPGKGWSSPVVVDGVIYLTAAVANEAESSLSLRALALDARDGSTRWGVEVFQNPADKAHSKNSHASPTPIVEGRRLYVHFGHLGSACLDLDGKVLWRNSQFKYSSVHGNGGSPALTDDAMVFSCDGASDPFIVAIAKSDGKLLWRTSRVSDAGRKFSFSTPLVITVKGQKQIISPGSGVVCALDPKSGKEIWRVRYGQGYSVVPRPVFAHGLVFLSSGFDRANILAIRPDGQGDVTDTHVAWTHSENAPKTPSLLVVGDEIYAASDNGFATCLDAKTGKLHWSERLAGGFSASPVFADGKVFMQNEAGTGFVLKPGKTFEKLGENKLGEGTLASYAIVDNALFIRTDKSLFKIQAK from the coding sequence GTGGCGGCGCTTGCCCGGTCGTTTCGTGAGTGTTGCCTGTATCGCGCCTGTTCGCAGAAGAAAGTCCTCGTCGCTGACGACGATCCATCCGGGTGCCGGTTGCTCCTGAGTGTCCCGGGCAAATGGGGCTATGGTGTTCTTCCAGCGTCGGACGGGGAGGAAGCCTGGCAGGTGCTTCAGCACGACCACACGGTGCGACTCGCGCCCGTGGATTGGTTGATGCCGGAAGTCACGGGGCTGGAACCCATCAAGCGCATCCGCGAGCGCAACATCGCGCCGTTTCACGCCGTGCTGATCACCTCGCGCGGCGGCAAGCAGAGCCTGATCGAGGCGCTGGAGAGGCGGGCGCGGATGCACCGCAGCCGTCCCACTCCCTGCCCGCCGAATAGCGCCCGTTCCCGCCACGTCCATCGCACACCTGAAATCCACCCCATGAATCGCATCCTCACACTTGGCTTCCTCCTCCTCCTGCCGGTCGTCCTCGGCGCACGCGGCGAGAACTGGCCCGAATTCCGCGGTCCGACCGGGCAGGGCATCGCCACCGCGAAGGGCTTGCCCGCCGAGTGGAGCGCGACGAAGAACATCGCGTGGAAAAAGGCCGTCCCCGGCAAGGGTTGGTCGTCCCCGGTGGTCGTGGACGGCGTGATCTACCTGACCGCCGCGGTGGCCAACGAGGCCGAATCAAGCCTCTCGCTCCGCGCGCTCGCGCTCGACGCGCGCGACGGCAGCACGCGTTGGGGCGTCGAAGTTTTTCAGAACCCCGCCGACAAGGCGCACTCCAAGAACTCGCACGCCAGCCCGACGCCCATCGTGGAGGGCAGGCGGCTCTACGTTCATTTCGGCCACCTCGGCAGCGCGTGCCTCGACCTCGACGGCAAGGTGCTTTGGCGCAATTCGCAGTTCAAATACTCGTCCGTGCATGGCAACGGAGGGTCGCCCGCGCTCACCGACGACGCCATGGTCTTCAGTTGCGACGGCGCAAGTGACCCGTTCATCGTCGCCATCGCGAAGTCCGACGGCAAGCTGCTCTGGCGCACCTCGCGCGTGAGCGACGCGGGGCGGAAATTCTCCTTCAGCACGCCGCTGGTCATCACCGTCAAGGGGCAGAAGCAGATCATCAGTCCGGGCAGCGGCGTCGTGTGCGCGCTCGACCCCAAGTCCGGCAAGGAAATCTGGCGCGTGCGATACGGACAAGGCTACTCGGTCGTGCCGCGGCCGGTGTTCGCGCACGGGCTTGTCTTCTTGAGCAGCGGGTTTGACCGCGCCAACATCCTCGCCATCCGTCCCGACGGGCAGGGGGATGTGACCGACACTCACGTGGCATGGACGCACTCCGAGAACGCGCCCAAGACGCCGTCGCTGCTCGTCGTCGGCGATGAAATCTACGCCGCCTCAGACAACGGCTTCGCCACCTGCCTCGATGCGAAGACCGGCAAACTCCATTGGAGCGAGCGGCTCGCCGGCGGATTCTCCGCCTCGCCGGTGTTCGCCGACGGCAAGGTCTTCATGCAAAACGAGGCGGGCACCGGCTTCGTCCTCAAGCCCGGCAAGACCTTC